A region of Fibrobacter succinogenes subsp. succinogenes S85 DNA encodes the following proteins:
- a CDS encoding glycosyltransferase family 39 protein: protein MKKIFKSIEFYCAIGILICFSILHYGQIRVENVVLRHGNAEKQTTLPISQNMDAGEWFNVRFSISNPLNIPYDLNIIPDDCAESLTVNGFAFSLSGYSDKCNFNKGFWIPDSVTSPHRVGNRTSYEILLMNKGGIAGINVFPKVDSILLFLLKFMIALLVGIIVILVEKRLKLNTFLIACILAGVLLRFAMFYAMPYNQFSMDVEGHLAYIQYIIDNHSIPSAKDCWSCYHPPVYYASVIPSFMVSGLIDYNSCSGAQAFSLVLSIILLVCGLFLLKEFVSGVPLGIASVLWTVWPLLLLVAPRIGNDQLFYTLHVLCVVAGFNYIKNGNGKHLVAAVVCAALAVWTKSTGYVTLGLVMLFAVFGFVKTNQLHRPTKTEIAGWILLALVFVSLVVIKIFSNGELVANINSLHSSLKVENEAKNFLYFDMKSFLTEPYTNGWVDGQGREYFFNYAFKSSLFGEWKLVDTAVGRTLASLIGLSLLGLIVFAIRGWWKTRMNIYHWVLFIQGILFFVALGFLRYKYSYACSADFRYILPVLLSFLPYVGLGVYQEEYSLKWKVLGFITVSIFAVCSVMLMSFIFVT, encoded by the coding sequence ATGAAAAAGATTTTTAAGTCAATAGAATTCTATTGTGCCATTGGCATTTTAATATGCTTCAGCATTCTCCACTATGGTCAAATCCGGGTGGAAAATGTTGTTCTGCGGCATGGAAATGCTGAAAAACAAACGACATTACCCATCTCACAAAATATGGATGCCGGTGAATGGTTTAATGTTCGTTTTTCTATTTCTAATCCATTGAATATTCCCTATGATTTAAACATCATTCCTGATGATTGCGCCGAATCATTGACGGTTAACGGCTTTGCATTTTCATTGAGCGGCTATTCGGATAAATGTAATTTTAATAAAGGATTTTGGATTCCAGACTCGGTTACTTCTCCACATCGTGTGGGGAATAGAACCAGTTATGAAATTCTCTTGATGAATAAAGGCGGAATCGCAGGGATAAATGTTTTCCCTAAAGTCGATAGTATTTTGCTGTTTCTGCTGAAATTTATGATAGCCCTGCTTGTTGGGATAATCGTGATATTGGTTGAGAAACGACTGAAACTAAATACATTTCTGATAGCATGTATTCTTGCAGGTGTTCTCCTGCGTTTTGCAATGTTCTATGCGATGCCTTACAACCAATTTTCGATGGATGTAGAGGGACACTTAGCTTATATACAATATATAATAGACAATCATTCTATTCCTTCTGCGAAAGATTGCTGGAGCTGTTACCATCCGCCTGTTTATTATGCTAGTGTAATACCGTCTTTTATGGTGAGTGGATTGATTGACTATAATTCTTGTTCAGGTGCACAAGCATTCAGTTTGGTTCTTTCAATTATTTTGCTTGTCTGTGGCCTATTTTTGTTGAAGGAATTTGTTTCAGGTGTTCCTTTAGGAATTGCTTCTGTTCTGTGGACCGTATGGCCCTTGTTGCTTTTAGTTGCACCTAGAATCGGAAATGACCAACTTTTTTATACTTTGCACGTTTTATGTGTGGTGGCGGGTTTTAACTATATCAAGAACGGAAACGGAAAGCATCTTGTTGCTGCTGTTGTGTGTGCGGCTCTTGCGGTGTGGACAAAATCTACGGGCTATGTCACCTTGGGACTTGTAATGCTATTTGCTGTTTTCGGATTCGTAAAAACAAATCAATTGCATCGGCCGACCAAAACAGAAATTGCTGGGTGGATTTTACTGGCTCTTGTTTTTGTGAGCCTTGTTGTAATTAAGATTTTCAGCAATGGTGAACTGGTTGCAAACATAAATAGTTTGCATTCAAGCCTAAAGGTTGAAAATGAGGCGAAGAATTTCCTGTATTTTGATATGAAATCGTTCTTGACGGAACCTTATACCAATGGATGGGTCGATGGACAAGGACGAGAATATTTTTTTAATTACGCTTTTAAATCCTCGTTATTTGGCGAATGGAAACTTGTAGATACGGCTGTGGGCCGAACATTGGCGTCGTTGATTGGTTTGTCGTTGCTGGGACTAATTGTTTTCGCAATTCGAGGCTGGTGGAAAACCAGAATGAATATTTATCATTGGGTTTTATTCATTCAAGGAATTCTTTTCTTTGTGGCTTTAGGTTTTTTGCGATATAAATATTCCTACGCCTGTAGTGCTGATTTTCGCTATATATTGCCGGTCCTGTTGAGCTTTCTCCCGTATGTCGGGCTTGGTGTGTATCAGGAAGAATATTCTCTCAAATGGAAAGTATTGGGATTTATTACGGTTTCAATATTCGCAGTATGTTCTGTAATGTTGATGAGTTTTATTTTTGTGACGTGA
- a CDS encoding NAD(P)/FAD-dependent oxidoreductase: MKKNSQIAVIAGAGPAGLTAALELLRTTDVKPVIFEAEDVIGGISRTARYNGNRMDIGGHRFFSKSDTVMDWWQGILPLQGVASKDDIAIGRTVPLTEGGPDPEKTDYVMLCRSRLSRILFLRKLFNYPISLNGDTIRNLGLWRMMKIGLSYIKVQLMPARKENSLEDFMINRFGVELYRTFFRDYTEKVWGVPCSKISPDWGGQRIKGLSITKTVVHAVKQIFAGKKNAEGAADGANGADIRQKDTETSLIGQFLYPKFGPGQLWETVAEKVQEMGGKIVMNARVVGVNRDGTGKCVESVVVDYGRYTETVPCDYFLSTMPVKELVAAMDNEKNPVPSEVRRVSDGLVYRDFITVGLLLDKLEIKNPAKPGTPESKLKFVADNWIYVQESDVKLGRIQIFNNWSPYLVADPEKVWIGLEYFATEGDDMWNMPDADFIKFAIAELDKIDVARPESVRDSVVFHIKKAYPAYFGTYGEFDKVREYVDPIDNLFLMGRNGMHKYNNMDHSMLAAMEVVKCIREGCSDKTALWSVNSEEEYHEGKKL, encoded by the coding sequence ATGAAAAAAAATAGTCAGATTGCTGTAATTGCTGGTGCTGGTCCTGCGGGCTTGACCGCGGCGTTGGAACTTTTGCGTACAACAGATGTTAAACCTGTGATTTTTGAAGCGGAAGATGTCATTGGCGGTATCTCGCGTACGGCGCGTTACAACGGCAACCGCATGGATATTGGCGGTCACCGCTTTTTTAGCAAGAGCGATACGGTAATGGATTGGTGGCAGGGAATTTTACCGCTCCAGGGTGTCGCGAGCAAGGACGACATCGCGATTGGCCGCACTGTTCCGCTGACGGAAGGCGGTCCTGATCCGGAGAAGACGGACTACGTGATGCTTTGCCGCAGCCGCCTTTCGCGAATTCTCTTTTTGCGCAAGCTGTTCAATTACCCCATCAGCTTGAACGGCGATACGATTCGCAACCTTGGGCTTTGGCGCATGATGAAAATTGGCCTTAGCTACATCAAGGTGCAGTTGATGCCTGCCCGCAAAGAAAATAGTCTCGAAGATTTTATGATTAACCGCTTCGGCGTGGAACTCTACCGCACGTTCTTCCGCGATTACACCGAAAAGGTGTGGGGCGTACCGTGCAGCAAGATTAGCCCCGACTGGGGCGGCCAGCGCATCAAGGGCCTCTCGATTACGAAAACCGTGGTGCATGCTGTCAAGCAGATTTTTGCCGGCAAGAAGAATGCGGAAGGTGCTGCTGACGGCGCCAACGGAGCAGACATCCGCCAGAAGGACACGGAAACTAGCCTTATCGGACAGTTCCTTTACCCGAAATTCGGTCCAGGCCAGCTTTGGGAAACGGTTGCCGAGAAGGTGCAGGAAATGGGCGGCAAGATTGTTATGAACGCCCGCGTGGTTGGCGTGAATCGCGACGGAACTGGTAAATGTGTCGAAAGCGTCGTCGTGGATTACGGACGCTATACGGAAACGGTCCCGTGCGATTACTTCCTCTCGACGATGCCGGTGAAAGAACTCGTCGCCGCAATGGATAACGAAAAGAATCCCGTGCCCTCCGAAGTGCGCCGCGTCTCTGACGGTCTCGTCTATCGCGACTTCATTACCGTGGGCCTCCTTTTGGACAAACTTGAAATCAAGAATCCGGCAAAGCCGGGTACACCCGAAAGCAAGCTCAAGTTCGTTGCCGACAACTGGATTTACGTGCAGGAATCCGACGTGAAACTTGGCCGTATTCAGATATTCAACAACTGGAGCCCGTATCTTGTCGCCGACCCTGAAAAAGTGTGGATAGGCCTTGAATACTTTGCCACCGAAGGCGATGATATGTGGAACATGCCCGATGCGGACTTCATCAAGTTCGCGATTGCGGAACTCGACAAGATTGACGTGGCAAGGCCCGAGTCTGTTCGCGATTCCGTGGTGTTCCACATCAAGAAGGCCTACCCTGCCTACTTCGGTACTTATGGCGAGTTCGACAAAGTCCGTGAATATGTGGACCCGATTGATAATTTGTTCCTAATGGGCCGCAATGGCATGCACAAGTATAACAACATGGACCACAGCATGCTCGCCGCAATGGAAGTTGTCAAGTGCATCCGCGAAGGTTGCAGCGACAAGACTGCGCTTTGGAGCGTGAACAGCGAAGAGGAATACCACGAAGGTAAAAAACTATGA
- a CDS encoding GtrA family protein, translating into MSAFCTVLAQLARYILVGGFAFVIDFGLFSLCLYGLGWQYLLANLMGLVAGLCLNYALSISWVFRSSKRRLEKCRLAEFAVFALVGLMGVGLNELLMLLMVGFFSLHELYSKMIAAVVVLMWNFCARKLILFNE; encoded by the coding sequence ATGTCTGCATTTTGTACGGTGCTAGCCCAACTAGCACGTTATATACTAGTGGGCGGATTTGCCTTTGTAATTGATTTTGGCTTGTTTTCTCTTTGCCTTTACGGTCTTGGATGGCAATATTTGCTTGCAAATCTTATGGGGCTAGTTGCCGGGCTGTGCTTGAATTATGCTTTGAGCATAAGTTGGGTTTTCCGTAGTAGTAAACGTCGACTAGAAAAGTGCAGATTGGCAGAATTTGCTGTGTTTGCTTTGGTTGGGTTAATGGGTGTGGGACTTAATGAACTTTTGATGTTGTTGATGGTTGGTTTCTTTAGTTTGCATGAATTGTATTCAAAAATGATAGCTGCTGTAGTTGTTTTGATGTGGAATTTTTGCGCTCGCAAGCTGATTTTGTTTAATGAATGA
- a CDS encoding S8 family serine peptidase, whose product MNSKTIALAILLLASTLFAKPTYLPPLELKSKASNDVLDFLNEQKQVSDTIIKKSSARDILGRIKKSSNSGQNEAYYIMRPQRTLDVHISPIQASREIQPISGRFEVNGNGEKKYWLDGNRISEDDYFRNVENRREKFVPVQQYQASLTASEIETLLNGPEPVYIDIVRKPILDSYTLYTTIFGYSEITSHAHANGYKGQGIGVFFNDEGCSDPVGYNSGYYVLLNTCSNGVRMHPTAVAKTISTTAPLATLYAYDGLGTGFLSSLNMDAHNPTIEISSHSWHYLPSNGVYSGNDKDVDNYIYNNRLISFYAAGNISSSDTTDFVGSPGLALNTIAVGAVNPSNNNYVSYSKWKNSNIGNQKPEMANYTDFYFPNINIDVWNGYFNGTSASTPYTAGIFADLLSQYGFFKRHPELVKAWIVSSEKIPIGNASSHDLDNNSEAARGIIRYSSIAWNHRYRYWSGSNSCCFDNNNKITFTENDIASNTHYRIAIAWLTSGDYVISNNSIAQDIDLRVYQNGSLLESSISAQNPFEVVDFTTTSNADLTIEIYRYANSGTDNVILGYTLWNDF is encoded by the coding sequence ATGAATTCCAAAACGATTGCTCTTGCAATATTGCTGCTGGCCTCCACCCTGTTTGCAAAACCGACATATTTGCCGCCTTTGGAGTTAAAAAGTAAAGCGTCAAATGATGTTTTGGACTTTTTAAACGAACAAAAACAGGTCTCTGACACCATAATCAAAAAGAGTTCTGCTCGAGATATTTTAGGTAGAATAAAGAAATCTTCTAATAGTGGCCAAAATGAAGCCTATTATATAATGCGTCCGCAAAGAACTTTAGATGTACATATATCTCCAATACAAGCGAGCCGAGAGATTCAACCGATTTCTGGTCGGTTTGAAGTAAATGGAAATGGAGAAAAGAAGTATTGGTTGGACGGAAATAGAATTTCTGAAGATGATTATTTTAGAAATGTTGAAAATAGACGGGAGAAATTTGTCCCGGTACAACAATATCAAGCTTCTCTCACGGCATCTGAAATTGAAACATTGTTGAATGGACCTGAACCAGTATATATTGATATAGTAAGAAAACCAATTCTTGACAGTTATACTCTTTATACCACAATATTTGGCTATTCTGAGATAACATCTCATGCTCATGCTAACGGATATAAGGGACAAGGCATTGGGGTCTTCTTCAATGATGAGGGCTGCTCTGACCCTGTAGGTTATAATTCAGGGTATTATGTGCTGTTAAATACGTGTTCTAATGGCGTTCGAATGCATCCTACAGCAGTTGCGAAAACCATAAGTACCACAGCACCGTTGGCGACTTTATATGCTTATGATGGTCTTGGAACTGGTTTTTTGAGTAGTCTAAATATGGATGCTCATAATCCGACTATTGAAATAAGTTCGCATTCTTGGCATTATCTTCCGTCTAATGGTGTGTATTCGGGAAACGATAAAGATGTGGACAACTATATCTACAATAATAGACTGATTTCATTCTATGCTGCGGGAAATATATCATCGAGTGATACTACGGATTTTGTTGGATCACCTGGATTGGCTCTTAACACAATTGCTGTTGGGGCGGTAAATCCTTCTAACAATAATTATGTTTCTTACTCTAAATGGAAAAATTCGAATATAGGTAATCAAAAACCCGAAATGGCAAATTATACGGACTTTTATTTCCCAAATATTAATATAGATGTGTGGAATGGATATTTTAACGGTACGAGTGCGTCTACTCCTTACACAGCGGGCATTTTTGCTGATCTTTTAAGCCAATATGGTTTTTTCAAACGCCATCCCGAACTTGTAAAGGCTTGGATCGTGTCTAGTGAAAAAATACCCATAGGAAATGCTTCCAGTCATGATTTGGATAACAATTCAGAAGCGGCAAGGGGTATTATTAGATATTCAAGCATAGCGTGGAATCATAGGTATCGTTATTGGAGTGGATCGAACTCTTGCTGCTTTGATAACAACAATAAAATAACGTTTACGGAAAATGACATCGCATCTAACACGCATTATCGAATTGCTATAGCTTGGCTTACTAGCGGAGACTATGTAATATCGAATAATTCAATAGCGCAGGATATTGATTTGCGAGTTTACCAAAATGGATCGTTGCTAGAATCTTCGATTAGCGCTCAGAATCCGTTTGAAGTTGTAGATTTTACAACGACTTCAAATGCTGATTTGACAATTGAAATATACCGTTATGCTAATTCTGGAACTGACAATGTGATATTGGGTTATACTTTGTGGAATGATTTTTAG
- a CDS encoding ribonuclease III, with the protein MNKKIIISAAAIIALAACSEDKGAVSTVGTEPSTEAPVTAEKSLSDADIAFMNGMLDSFGSNSQAVASDGANDVTPTDEPTLTLSPVLFTFTTEKEVVYNEIKSNGSCWVNLYDEEKGISFYKSKKEKVPGYNTILDQYDDATILLKENEGSLYVQDLHYKTFAGKTELCVSDSIAYVAECSEKGGIYRIYNEGCGTSLEMSCVAKVSSQTELRAIANTFKGECETFIANLPEAEELPTVHCQGDTENGMVCDTTQKNDENVSANNVAKTLSDADIAFMNSMLDSFGSRSKAVVSDDIILDEVVPTDEPTLALSPVLFTFTTEKEVVYNEIKSNGSCWVNLYNQEDGISFYKSKKEKVSGYSTILDQYDDATILLKENEGSLYIQDLHYKTFAGKTELCVADSIAYVAECNEKGGVYRIYNEGCGTSLEMSCVAKVSSQTELRAIANTFKGECETFIANLPEAEPLPTVQCQGDTENGMACDTTWNE; encoded by the coding sequence ATGAATAAAAAAATCATTATTTCCGCTGCTGCTATTATCGCTTTAGCAGCCTGCTCCGAAGATAAGGGAGCAGTATCCACCGTTGGAACAGAACCTTCAACAGAAGCGCCTGTTACTGCAGAAAAGTCTTTATCCGATGCGGATATTGCGTTCATGAACGGCATGCTGGATTCCTTTGGGAGTAACAGCCAAGCTGTCGCTTCTGATGGTGCTAACGATGTGACTCCGACAGATGAACCGACTCTCACACTCTCTCCGGTCTTGTTTACTTTTACGACCGAAAAAGAAGTTGTGTACAACGAGATAAAGTCCAACGGAAGCTGTTGGGTAAATCTGTATGACGAAGAAAAAGGTATTTCCTTTTACAAGTCTAAAAAGGAAAAGGTTCCTGGCTATAACACCATTCTCGATCAATACGATGATGCGACCATTCTCCTCAAGGAAAACGAAGGATCGCTTTATGTGCAGGATTTGCACTATAAAACCTTTGCTGGAAAGACGGAACTTTGCGTATCCGACAGCATAGCTTATGTTGCCGAATGCAGCGAGAAAGGCGGCATTTACAGGATTTATAATGAAGGTTGTGGCACTAGCCTCGAAATGTCCTGTGTAGCCAAGGTCTCCAGTCAGACTGAACTCAGGGCTATCGCCAATACATTCAAAGGCGAATGCGAAACGTTTATTGCGAATCTCCCCGAAGCGGAAGAATTGCCTACCGTGCATTGCCAAGGCGATACGGAAAATGGAATGGTCTGCGACACAACGCAGAAAAATGACGAAAATGTTTCTGCCAATAATGTCGCGAAAACCTTGTCCGATGCTGACATTGCGTTCATGAACAGTATGCTGGATTCCTTTGGAAGCCGCAGTAAGGCTGTTGTTTCTGACGATATCATTCTGGATGAGGTCGTGCCTACCGACGAGCCGACGCTTGCACTCTCTCCGGTCTTGTTTACTTTTACGACCGAAAAAGAAGTTGTGTACAACGAGATAAAGTCCAACGGAAGCTGTTGGGTAAATCTGTACAATCAAGAAGATGGAATATCTTTTTACAAGTCTAAAAAGGAAAAGGTTTCTGGCTATAGCACTATTCTTGATCAATACGATGACGCAACCATTCTCCTCAAGGAAAACGAAGGGTCGCTTTACATACAGGATTTGCACTATAAAACCTTTGCTGGAAAGACGGAACTTTGTGTGGCCGACAGCATAGCTTATGTTGCCGAATGCAACGAGAAAGGCGGCGTTTATAGGATTTACAATGAAGGTTGTGGCACTAGCCTCGAAATGTCCTGTGTAGCCAAGGTCTCCAGTCAGACTGAACTCAGGGCTATCGCCAATACATTCAAAGGCGAATGCGAAACGTTTATTGCGAATCTCCCCGAAGCGGAACCCCTGCCTACTGTACAATGCCAAGGCGATACGGAAAACGGAATGGCTTGCGATACAACTTGGAACGAATAA
- a CDS encoding TIGR02147 family protein produces MRSVIEYEDYRSFMNDYYQWKKRTSAFSWRDFTKKGGFTSPNYMKIVCEGKSGLSKNGIEHAADAMDLVGAEREYFRQLVKFGQAKSDADKKAAYTEMKEIASAHKVRVLEGESVSFYESWKYPVLRELAPMMPGAKPLKVAKACGGAFSAEEVRDALAFLTRAKFLKKTADDVYEQVDRSLQMSVAAMPVLVREMHKEMADFAREAVEKYPIDERNFTGITMGIDDEDYAEILKELDACRKRIISIATAKKGGNRVYRLNMQMFPLTEKIQNNETSFKNKEHNHE; encoded by the coding sequence ATGAGATCCGTAATTGAATATGAAGACTACCGTTCCTTTATGAACGATTACTACCAGTGGAAAAAGCGAACATCCGCTTTCTCCTGGCGTGATTTTACAAAGAAGGGAGGGTTTACTTCACCCAATTATATGAAGATTGTGTGTGAAGGCAAGAGCGGCTTGTCGAAGAATGGAATTGAACATGCCGCTGACGCGATGGATCTTGTGGGTGCTGAAAGAGAATATTTTAGACAACTTGTGAAATTTGGACAGGCAAAGAGTGATGCAGACAAGAAGGCTGCCTATACAGAAATGAAGGAAATTGCCAGTGCTCACAAGGTCCGTGTTTTAGAAGGGGAATCAGTCTCTTTTTACGAATCGTGGAAATATCCTGTGCTGCGCGAACTTGCTCCCATGATGCCCGGAGCGAAGCCTCTGAAAGTGGCCAAGGCGTGTGGAGGGGCTTTCTCGGCCGAGGAGGTCCGCGATGCGTTGGCATTCTTGACCCGAGCGAAGTTCTTGAAGAAGACTGCGGATGATGTGTACGAGCAAGTGGATAGGTCTCTCCAGATGTCCGTTGCCGCCATGCCGGTGCTCGTTCGTGAAATGCATAAGGAAATGGCTGATTTCGCAAGAGAGGCTGTTGAAAAGTACCCCATAGATGAACGGAATTTTACCGGCATCACCATGGGAATAGACGATGAAGACTATGCCGAAATTTTGAAGGAACTGGACGCTTGCCGTAAAAGAATCATATCCATTGCGACAGCCAAAAAGGGCGGAAACCGAGTGTACCGATTGAATATGCAGATGTTCCCGCTCACAGAAAAAATTCAGAACAATGAAACCTCATTTAAAAATAAGGAGCATAACCATGAATAA